One segment of Polaribacter huanghezhanensis DNA contains the following:
- a CDS encoding protein-L-isoaspartate(D-aspartate) O-methyltransferase, which yields MKDTHKHQGLRKQLANVLEAKGITDKNVLDAVCKIPRHLFIDSSFEAHAYQDKAFPIAAEQTISQPYTVAFQSQTLEVKPGDKVLEIGTGSGYQTAVLLEMKAEVYSIERQKELFKKTSLFLPKLGYRAKKLIFGDGYKGLPEVAPFDKIIVTAGAPFVPKPLLSQLKVGGKLLIPVGDTTQIMTLFIRKSAKEFEKHELGDFAFVPMLGEKN from the coding sequence TTGAAAGATACACATAAACATCAAGGACTTAGAAAACAGCTAGCTAACGTGTTAGAAGCGAAAGGAATTACCGATAAAAATGTGTTAGATGCTGTCTGTAAAATTCCACGACATTTGTTTATCGATTCTAGTTTCGAAGCGCACGCTTATCAAGATAAAGCATTTCCGATTGCAGCCGAGCAAACCATTTCTCAGCCTTACACCGTTGCATTTCAATCGCAAACACTAGAGGTTAAACCTGGAGATAAAGTATTAGAAATAGGTACAGGTTCTGGATATCAAACGGCTGTTTTACTAGAAATGAAAGCAGAAGTCTATTCGATAGAGCGTCAAAAAGAATTGTTTAAAAAAACATCTTTGTTCTTACCAAAATTAGGCTATAGAGCAAAGAAATTAATTTTTGGCGATGGTTATAAAGGATTGCCAGAAGTTGCACCTTTTGATAAAATTATTGTAACCGCTGGAGCACCTTTTGTGCCGAAACCGTTATTAAGTCAGCTAAAAGTAGGAGGAAAGTTATTAATTCCTGTTGGTGATACAACACAAATAATGACGTTGTTTATCAGGAAATCTGCCAAAGAATTTGAAAAGCACGAATTAGGAGACTTTGCTTTTGTACCGATGTTGGGAGAGAAAAATTAA
- a CDS encoding DUF2147 domain-containing protein has product MKKLIFLFFLLFTTIAFSQSILGKWKSVDEETNKDESIIEVYQENGKFYGKIIQLLDPKTKNAVCENCKGKNKNKPIKGLVIINGLKKDGDEWSGGKVLDPKNGKEYKCYITLKDNNTMKLRGYIGFSVFGRTAYWYRIKN; this is encoded by the coding sequence ATGAAAAAACTAATTTTTCTTTTTTTCTTGTTATTTACTACAATTGCCTTTTCGCAATCTATTTTAGGGAAATGGAAATCTGTAGATGAAGAAACCAATAAAGATGAATCTATTATTGAAGTTTATCAAGAAAATGGCAAATTCTACGGAAAGATTATTCAGCTTTTAGACCCAAAAACAAAAAATGCTGTTTGCGAAAATTGCAAAGGAAAAAACAAAAATAAACCGATAAAAGGATTGGTTATTATCAATGGGTTAAAAAAAGATGGCGACGAATGGTCAGGTGGAAAAGTTTTAGATCCAAAAAATGGAAAAGAATACAAATGCTACATCACGTTAAAAGATAATAATACGATGAAACTTCGTGGTTATATTGGTTTTTCAGTTTTTGGCAGAACTGCATATTGGTATCGAATAAAAAATTAA
- a CDS encoding KdsC family phosphatase, whose protein sequence is MEKSYKEFLSQINTLIFDVDGVLTNGIVTVFPNGELVRHMNIKDGYALKTAVDAGLNVCIISGGNNEGVRIRLKDLGIKDIYLGAHDKIKQYNELVEKYHLQSENVLYMGDDIPDYPVMKLVGMPCCPNDAAPEIQEISKYISYKKGGEGCARDIIEQILRVQGKWSGNFDAKYD, encoded by the coding sequence ATGGAAAAAAGTTATAAAGAATTTTTATCTCAAATAAATACATTAATTTTTGATGTTGACGGCGTTTTAACCAACGGAATCGTGACGGTTTTTCCGAACGGAGAATTGGTAAGACACATGAATATTAAAGATGGCTATGCATTAAAAACAGCTGTTGATGCTGGATTAAATGTCTGTATTATTTCTGGTGGAAATAACGAAGGTGTAAGAATTCGTTTGAAAGACTTGGGAATTAAAGACATTTATCTAGGTGCGCATGATAAAATTAAACAATACAACGAGTTGGTTGAAAAATACCATTTACAATCAGAAAACGTATTGTATATGGGAGATGACATTCCAGATTATCCAGTGATGAAATTAGTTGGAATGCCTTGTTGCCCAAATGATGCAGCTCCAGAAATTCAGGAAATTTCTAAATACATTTCTTACAAAAAAGGAGGCGAAGGTTGTGCAAGAGATATCATCGAACAAATATTACGCGTTCAAGGAAAATGGAGTGGGAATTTTGATGCGAAATACGATTAA
- a CDS encoding Rossmann-like and DUF2520 domain-containing protein, giving the protein MISVVILGNGNVATHLYSAFSKALNINVTQINSRKLSTIPSSDVTIIAVSDDAIRQVSQEIGDRKGLIMHTSGAVDINAIAGKRKGVFYPLQSFTKNAIINFNEIPFCLETSHKDDFNLLENVAKSIGKKIYQIDSEQRKKLHVAAVFVNNFSNHMYTIANDICEKNDVPFEILYPLIEETAKKAQSISPKDAQTGPAKRNDVQTIQNHLEQLNLQQQKIYQLLTKSIQNSIE; this is encoded by the coding sequence ATGATTTCAGTAGTAATTCTTGGTAACGGAAATGTGGCAACACATTTATATAGTGCTTTTTCTAAGGCGTTAAATATCAATGTGACACAAATCAATTCTAGAAAACTATCAACTATTCCTAGTTCTGATGTAACTATCATTGCAGTTTCTGATGATGCAATTCGGCAAGTTTCTCAAGAAATTGGTGATAGAAAAGGATTGATTATGCATACTTCTGGTGCAGTTGACATCAACGCAATTGCAGGAAAACGAAAAGGGGTTTTTTATCCGTTGCAATCGTTTACAAAAAACGCAATCATCAATTTTAATGAGATTCCGTTTTGCCTAGAAACTTCACATAAAGATGATTTTAATTTGTTGGAAAATGTCGCAAAATCTATTGGAAAAAAAATCTATCAAATTGATTCAGAACAACGAAAAAAACTACATGTTGCAGCTGTTTTTGTAAATAATTTTAGCAATCATATGTATACAATTGCGAATGATATTTGTGAGAAAAACGATGTTCCTTTTGAGATTTTATACCCTTTGATTGAAGAAACAGCTAAAAAGGCACAATCAATTTCTCCAAAAGATGCACAAACGGGTCCTGCAAAAAGAAACGATGTGCAAACGATACAAAATCATTTAGAACAATTAAATTTGCAGCAGCAAAAAATATATCAACTGCTTACAAAGTCAATTCAAAACTCAATTGAATAA